Part of the Dreissena polymorpha isolate Duluth1 chromosome 12, UMN_Dpol_1.0, whole genome shotgun sequence genome, CCGACTTTCAGCAGCACGCCAACCAGCATTTATCATCCATCGAGGGACATATGAAGTTGATGAAGTAAGACGTGTTCTCAACGCGGAATGTCGCCATTTCGCTGACAGAGATGTAGCGGGACGGGATCAGGTCGGTGGACATACGCCCGGCTAGATACCGCCTGTGTTTGGAAGTCTGATATCCGTCATTATGAGAGGCAACTCCTTCTTCGCCAGTTTGACGTCCCCAAGGATGTCTTGCCCGCAGCGAACCACCTTTATATCCGAGCCGAAGTCTGCCTTCTAGTTCGCTGTGGTGATATTCTGCGACAGAGTCAGCATTTCCCGCTCCACCGCGTCCTTGTCATCGACAACACGCAACTGTGCGCGCTACACTTAAGTTTCCAGCTTTCACAAAATGACTTCATCGCTTTGTGGAACTGCTCCCGCCTCCATGACGCCAACTTTTAAATTTCGTTTTAAGCTTAATTCGTTTTCTCCTCGTACACTCGCAGTTCCTCGATTTCTTTGAGCATATGGAACCGGAAGCCATCGTTCTCGTCCAACGCAAGTTTGAGATCTCGTTTCGTTCGCGACGCGAGGTCCATGAGATCCTCGGTTGTGGTCCTCGTGCGTGGTCAGGCAACAGCGCATGCACACCGGATATTGGCATATGCGGCAATACAACGTCAACTCTCGTTCTTATGTTTGTCGCAGTAACCCCCAATATAGTggaaaattaaattaatacaattGTTCTATTCtatcatattatatatgttgTGATCATATATACATACTTCTATCAATGATTCATActgtaaatacaaaatgtatttcgaATTAacttacaaaataacataaacgTTCCAATTTGTATGAGCCTTTCTATGGGCAAACTAGCCTGAAAAGCAGATTTGTAAGATTCTTGCAATTTTCCTGATCAGTAGACGGAAGAGTTATCATCCATCTGCATAAAAAAGGCCCTGTTGATGATGCTAGTAATGATAAAAGGATAACGCTTGCTAGTTGTTTTGCTAAGTTGTATGcaaccattttaaacaaacgcGTCGAATCGTTTTGTTAAGATAATGCTAAAATTGTATATGCAcaatttggatttaaaaaaaggATGTTTAACTGTTGATGTTATTTATACTGTGATGTCTGTTTTGCagcatttgttaaataaaaaacaaacgctTTGATGTTACACGGATGAAACACTGATGTATACAAAACTAGTGATATTGAGTGCTTGTTCTTATTCAGTGTACGCATGAGGAACAATAACAACATGACCATGTATTCAAACGTCTATTTTATAGTAACTGAGTAATCAATATAGACTGTCATCGCATCCATACTTCTATCCGTCAATAGTGAAAATAATTGCTtcgatacattattttttatttgaaatatatccTTATTAAAACTGCACTAACTGGTTCATTTCAATAATTTACCAGAACGGTCTAGTTCTAGCATTTTGTTATTTGAAGTTTAATACTTAATTGACTTTCAACATGTATACATTGCATTAAGTGTATTTTACGTTCGCATGTCATTGAATAACTTAAACGTGCAATGTTACCTCTATTACATTACTCGTTCGATCACTCTACACCGTTTTAAACGTTACACATTTCAGATTTCATTACCTCGAAGTGagattgaataaaatatatcaatgtaGCAGGTATAAGGAGAACGTAAACAGCCTTGCTAGCTTTAAAAGCGACGCGGTAGAGGGTCtacctgatttggaaccgggaggtccagGGTTCGACCTCCAtagtggtcggggatttttctggccTGGTTACATTAGTGCCCAACGTAAAAAACCTATCATGTGTGTAAGACGTCCCACAGATGTCATTGCAATAGGGAATTCGTGGAAGATATTTCAATTGGAGGTTGTatgtgtagcagggttcggtataaggagaacgtatactgccttgctatatgagctagcttttatagcgacgcggtagagggTCTACCTAATTTGAAACAGGGAGGTCCAGGGTTCGATTCCCATGGTGGTcagggatttttctggctgggttacatcaACAGGTGACTTTTGTATAACAAATTGGAATGTTTCTACTTTATAGTAACAGCCTATTGCTGGGAAATTAACCGCTTTCCGCTTTTAGGCATTTTTCGATTGACATGAGTATACATTTGACTGCATTTCATCTAATATGGCCGCAACAAACATTTCTGCTAACGGTGCCTCGTCCCGCAACTACTTCTTTTCTTATCGCAACTTATCTTATTCGAACTATACTCTTACACTTCTTCACTTTCTTTCTTAACTTATTAGCTTTTTTTGCTATATATACTACCTTATAATGTGATTTGTATTACGacgtatatattttttccattcCTAAACGGTATTCAAATACCAATCACTGAACTATATTTTTCGTAATTTTGTCATTTTGATAAGTTGTTGTTACACGTTTGTTGTTTACATAACAGCAACACTTCTTAATGACAGAAATGAGACATAGCACTCGAGCTTTTTTCccaattctgtcaaattgtatcCTACAGCCTTTATgctaagcaatactgcaattaaTTATTGCCTTGTATATTGTtggaaaataatatgtatgtttgtactgtattgcttatatgtactttctattgaactaaataaatagtgtttaaaccaacaaACAATTCGTGTGTGTTATGTCGGTTTCAAACATAGATACgagtgtttttaatattttcattataacaaatgtgcGTATTTTGAAGTTTGTGAGGTCGTTCACCTGAGGCTCCAGTATGTGGGACAATGTGCATCTAGCGGTATTTATAATAGAATACAAGTGTATCAACGGGCTAATAGTTGACGATCCGGAATACGACGGACCCCGGCCACAATGTGATCAGAATAACACACTTTGAGCACTTCGTGCTTATGTGAGCCTAAACACAttcaaagaaaaaagaatacTTTATCACTATAACTTTATATATTGCGTGCATATCCAATATGTTTATCATCACAATTTGGACTTAAATTGAAcaattatatattgattttgGATGTATTATTCgtaataactttttgcgaaaaCTGTCCCAATTGTACATACCTGTGTATGCATGCATAGCTGGTGAGTTAATGACAATATATGATTTATAACGCAGACTACAAATACCAATTGCGCGGGTAGTACAAGCAGATTTACATAATCTTAACAAACACTGTATCTGCTACGGTTCTCACACGCATCTGTCGAGTAAACACAATGATAACAATCGACTGAATGCATTTCTCTTGGACAAGTAGAATTCAAGATGTACAACAATTCACATACGGGAACCACATTATTGCAAATCTGAATGTCATTAGAATGCATTCTGCATACCACAGTGTATGTCAGTTCGACAGAGCTGTGCATATAAAATCATAAAGTTGTGACGATGTCTGCCCAATATCTTACACGGAAAGACATGGACAATGATGGATAGGATTGTAATTTGTCTCTAATGGACAAATCAGGGACTACATGATCCACCGTTAGAGAGTATAAAAGACCGCCATGCTTGCGCATGAAAAGCTACGAAATCCTACTCAGGGTTGTAATAATAAGCAAGATTGAGCTTGGACAGCTGTTAGATATTGCAGATCATACAAATACCTCTAGATCTGTGCATATGGTAGAATGTTTGGTAAAGTGTAAGGCGCTATGTGAGTCATCAGTGCAATCAATACAATGGTATGTTTTACTCACATGTGTCTAGCTTTACCCTACCATATGTTCAAGataataccagttttatttcggTTGTAACTGCAACTATGAACTTTACCCAAAGCATCTATAAATTAAATCATACGAGTAAAGGCAATCTAAATATGCAGTGtgatttaaatgattttcatCTATAATTATTAGGCAGTTTAGTTTTAACTAGAATCCACGACATCTGAAATGTCGCAAGAGGTCTTTGTACGAGCTGCTTTTATATGTAGCATCAATCAAAACAGACCAATGGTTAAGTTTCTATCATTCCATTTGCATACCACCCGCAAAACCAATGATACTACGACGACCCGAATGACTATTGTGTGCGgttattattttaatcatttaattaacattaagaTATATGGCAGCCAATAAAGTGTTGAAGAGAGACATTCGACCTAAAAATTTGAATTGACCCAAACATAGCAACTAGATTTTCCCTTCGCGACACACagtcagggttcgacactaaggcacgtccgacagacattgtctagtaagatcggtggtcgggctagtaaaactgtgggctagcttgtccgactggtcgtacataacaaatctatactgattcatataactatacctaaccgaaaacctttttctcttaaagtgtaaaataactctcgtatccgttatttatatcagaacaaaactagcgtatataaataaacgcggagaattcacatgattcatcgctatttttagacgcgaaggagagcttcccgcagaaattgcttgtttccattggtcaagttgtcatggatattaatgattttctgaagtgtcttagaactttacatcatgtttttacgacttctattgacaatcggtatcatcaatgtcaacattttggcgtagcagacgagagaatgttatttaaagaatggctttgttcaagattggattttcatccgacaaataagttaataaagaagaatccgacggtaaaactgacacagattatgctgGAAAATGGGCTTTGGAGCTGTggttgcatggagcacagcggtcaaggaggccagaatttgatgaccttgaataaatgtcacctgctgtacagacatcatttatttaactggtgataaacagtgaaattataacaaacaatttatgttgttaaatagttttattctattttttactctttgcatcaaaatgactttcttgtgttcactaattatttactgataaataattgattaaacagttacacgacacaattgtgttcatttgttatgtcatttatggtctagtagacatcatattcgggctagtacattttaagaggagctggtccgatggtctggctgtaaaaaaagttaatgtcgaaccctgcacAGTTTCATATAGTCTATAGAATAACCCTATTGTCaagatattttgtaaataaatgactGCAATAAATCTCAGAGATAAAAGATTTAGTGCACGAATTATGCATAATTGAAATGTctactttaaaaaatatgctgAACACTTATCAGCTGAACAACGACCCTGGGAATATGCTTGaagtttcaaatgaatatttgTAGTTGAAACTCTGATATGAAGTTTTAACTTACAAACTTTAATCCTTAGCATTTTACCGAGGCCTATATTCAATCCTTTTTAGAACATGGTTCGTACAGATTTACAATCAATACTTTATTACGAATACAATATTGCTAAAGGTTAAAATCAATATAAGATAATGCAATATATTTATAcgatacaacaacaacacaagtcATGTTAACTTGCACAAAGCAATTTATAAAAACCGACGTAAGATTTAACAATTGGAACAGTGGGTAGGTAAACATGATCATCTGTCTGAATGCAAACAGTGTAGCTATTCATACTCTTATTCTGCACTTGTATTGCAAAAGCAGATACGATCTTGGACTTGTAGTTTATTAATCCTtcaaacaattataaacaaaCTTCTTTCAATACATACCATGTGTTAATCTGTTCATTGgtattatatatatgatatatacatTTAAGATTAAGTAAGCGCTGCACGCAATACATTGAAGATTAAGTGAGTGCTGCACGCACTCCATTTAAGATTAAGTGAGGGCTGCAagcaatacattttatattaagtGAGTGCTACACGCAATACATTTAAGATTAAGTGAGTGCTGCACGCACTACATGAAATATAAAGTGAGTGCTGCAAGCAATACATTGAAGATTAAGTGAGTGCTGTACGCAATACATTGAAGATTAAGTTAGCGCTGTACGCAATACTTTGAAGATTAAGTTAGTGCTGCACGCAATACATTTAAGATTGAGTGAGTGTTGCACGCAATACATTGAAGATTAAGTGAGCGCTGTACGCAATATATTGAAGATTAAGTGAGCGCTGCACGCAATACATTGGCGATTAAGTGAGTGCTGAACGCAATGCATTTAAGATGAAGTGAGTGCTGCTAGCaatatattaagattaaatgAGTGCTGCATGAAATAAATTGAAGATTAAGTTGGTGCTGTACACAATGCATTGAAGATAAAGTAAGTTCTGCACGCAATTCATTGAAGAGTATGTGCGCGCTGCACGCAATACATTGACTATTAAGTGAGCACTGCATGCAATACATTGAAGATGAAGTGAGCGCTTCCCGCAATACATTGAAGATTTAGTGAGTGCTGCATGAAATACATTGAAGATTAAATGAGCGCTGCACGCAATATACGATTCCAAAATCAATAAATTGATCGCCGCCATTTTGTTGTCACGTGACCGTCCGCCATTAAGGAAGTGAAAACGTCTGCAAGTCTGCGACTATCGATAAGCACGGAATTCATTCAACAAACCAGAATTTGAGATAACATTAAAATCAAGCACAATGTCATCGAATTCAAGTTTGTTTCGTAAGTAGAACTATCTATACAGTTTAGAACACAGTTTGTGAATTTACCTGTTAAAACTGTCAATGTGTCATCGACCGTATTTGTATCACTGGATTGTAAGCCTCacaataaattgtaaacatcCGGAAAGGTGAAATGCAAATGGTGGAGGTAAACATAGACCTATTATTGAATCGATTTGTGTTGAACATATGAATTTAAGCACACAGTATTTGTTGACTATtgctatatatttattatacCACATAAACTGCATTCCAACTgcctaaaaataaaatatacactatcaacataataaataaaatatgctttGTTGGATGGTgtttacttttaataacaaaaGTACTTAACACTCACCAAACTTAAGTTATAAGAATTATTATTAATCCGGGGATTGATATGATTGGATGGGCTTTTTCTGGCATTGTATATCAACAAGACCTATCAGATAATATTCATTAACTTGATTtccaaataaatacaaaaaaagataaacacacattaatatatattgtaaAGCTGCTTTTGTTTTGGTCCAAATCTCAAAACACACAAACcaaattattacattttcattTGCAGGTCTTCCACCTGATGATATGGAATGGGAGAAGAACAACAGTCGAGTATGGCCAAAATTGACATATGAGGACCTTGTGGACTACTTGATCCATGCCAAGGCCTATGATGGAAAGGAAACGAAGTCTTTCAGATCGCTTTATGGATACAACTATGTGCAGAATGGATGGATGGGCGATATCTGGTCCATAGAATGCAACGACATTACATACATTAAAGCTACCGTATCTCCTAGTCAGCCAGGTGTGGGCCGGAAGGACTATAACGCATGGATAGCCGTTTCCAAATATCTGTCTGTGGAGACCGGTCACTGCAGCTGTCCAGCCGGGAATGCTCGGTCATGTAGACACATATCTGCCATTATTTATGCTATTACCCTAGCGTGGTCTAATGGTGTAGGTGGCGAAACCTGCACTGACAAGCAGCGTACATGGGGGAAAGGAGCAGCTCAAGTCCTTTGTCATGACAGGTTGGCAGACATGACATTTGACAGACCGAGCTAGTTCGAGTTGCTGATGTCTACGGATTGTATTGGACCAAAGACCAGTGACCTTCCTCGAACGAAACAATTTATTGATCACACTAACATGAAGGAATTTGTTGCTAGCTCTAGCGTTCAAGGTCTCTGGGAGTGCAGTGGAACATTATTCTACAGTGTTCTTCATGCCCCAGAAATTTCTAATGAAGCTGAAGAGGATACCCCGCATGGCGAACACACCATCAACTGTGTGTGCCCAGTGTCACTACCTCTGTCATGTCCTAAGTGCCAGACTTTTTATGAAGCATATGTTCAGCTGACTGACTCATCCAAGTTAGAGAAGGCGACAAAACAGCAGAACAACAGTACCTGGACAGACAGTCGCAAGTTAAGGATCACCAGTAGTCGAGTGAGTGATCTGCCCAAAACAAATAGAGCAAACCCTGATAAATTCATCAACAACCACATCTACTCTAGGTTTAAGGGGTGCGCCGCTACTCGTCATGGGCAAAGGTATGAACCTGTTGCACGAGCATGGTATGAGCGATTGAGTGGAAAGACTGTGTCTCCTTCAGGGATTGTTGTTTGCGAGGAAGAACCATACCTAGCTGCAAGCCCTGGTGGGATTTTAGAGCCTCACACCATTGTTGCAATCAAGTGTCCTGTTCGGCCCGTAAATGACTTGATTTCATCAGGAAAGTATGATGTGATGCTTGTGGATGGAAAGCCTGTGCTGAACCCTAAAGGCAAAAATGGTTATTTTTGTCAAGTGCAGTGTGCCATGTACTGTACAAAAGCTGATCTGTGCAAGTTTGTTGTATGGACTGCTGACAAACAATGTGTGATTGATGTAGCGTACGACCAAGCCTACATGGATCAAGTTCTTCCTCGGATTAGGGAATTTTACTTCCGTCATCTGCTCGTTCGATTGGCAGATGAATTCTCATCTAAACGTTTGAAACTGTCATCAGAGTATAGGTATGTGTGTGGACAAAAAAACAGATAAGACTTTTGTTAAATAACACCAATAGCAGTACAAGTATTGTGAAAATTGCTGGTTTTTGGAATAAATGTTTTACAGTATTAAAGCAGTGAAAAATGAATAAATTTTCATTATGTAGATTATACTGAATTGCAAAGTGTAAATGAGCAGTTTTGTTTATTTGCTTATGATTTTGATTCTGAActtcatttgttttattgttattgtattaatttgcattaaattttgtaagtctttttaaaattgttttgtgtgtaatattttttatcttttatgTCTCAGAGATTGACCGAATCATTAGGGGGGCCATTTCATCAAAGGTTGCACGACAATCTTAATATACGACTgaaatttaaaaactgaaaatgtaCAAGCTGTTcataaatagctccgcaagatacAAGCCATGGGTAAGACCATAATAatacgatgtttgatgaaacggcccccaggacTTAAGGACTTAATTCACAAGGCTCACAAAGAAAAAATTGAAAGCAAACAATAAATTCAAGTTCATTGTTCATATTTTATGTGGACCACACAGATTCAACAAAAGAAAcaaccatatataatataaaaagtgcATCACTTCAGTGCATACAAGAACAATAACATTAAGATTAAGCGGCaagccatttatgcctaacgtctagacaaaaggccttggcaaacagcgtagacccagataagacgccacgtgatgtggcgtctcatctgggtctacgctgtttgctttcaaggaatttctataagaaatattctaaatataaaaataaatatactagacatccctaattgtggaaataaattgatctaatttagacggatgggagagtcaactgggcataaatgggttaaattcaaGTAAATGTGCTGCATTCAACATCAAATATGTGAATTACAGTTTATGGCATCTAATGACTTATGTGGCAACTGTTCAGTCAATGAACACATCTTTAATCAAAGGACCTTTCATGTTGCAAAGAGCCGCAACAACACGTACAGTTTTTTTAGCATTTCTAAGGGATttgatgtttaattttgttgccAAAGTCTGTAGGATTTCATTCTCATAATGGCTCTTTCCACATGGATTCTTTGGGCAGCTATCCGTCTGGAGTCGACTGTTTCTTCCTCTGACAGTTGTGTTAAACCCTTCATAAATGCAGGAATGTTCAATTTTACACGCCGACTACAAATGTCCTCACCAATTGTGAATCCACGGTCTGCCATAACCTCGTCACCGGGAAGTAAATAGTCCAGAAATCCACACTTCTTTGTTATATAATTGTCACTTGCTCTGCCCCCAAACAATGGGGAAACATACATAATGAAACCATTTGGCGCTATTGCAATTAAAAACTTGGCCGTGTTGTGGCTTTTGTACGTACTCCATGTCTGTGCTCTTACTTTCAATGAAAATGGCCGCTGTATATAAATTTCAGAGCAATCAATAATGCATGTTGTCTTGGGAAAAGATGCAATAAATGACTTTGGTAACGTTCTTTGTATTGTTTCACGAGGTAGCCAAACAATGCACTTTGATAGGTGTTCCGACATAATTTCAACCCATGAATGGTACACTTTGCTGATCAACTGATGTGACACTCTGAAGCGTCTACCAATGTCTTCAAATTTCAGTGCCAATCTCAGTCGCAGCAAGACTGACAATATCTGGTTGGCCACACTCATTTTATAGGGCAGCTCCTGGCCAAACTTACTTAATTTTGCCAACAGTGTCAGGAAAGTTGCCAAACTCAATCCAGTGTAAAACTGGGAATCAGAATCCGTTTCAATGTATTCCGCACCAAATTCTTGAGAGTTATGTTGTGTTGAggccagtgccttccccaggaatttgttcaggtgccccgggggtgggttcgggaggggtgtcccctccctacgtagatttttttttaatttaacgtgtcaattcacgttctgtggtgcgttataactaaaaaaaaacagcgtcaaaagacgtcgtttggtgcgctatgactcttcaaaaaaaatcccccagtcatttaaaaatatacttttttttatattgtttcattgttttaaaacttttccgcacagatagtaaaatcccgactcgaacgattccccaatacatccgtttcaacccgactctattactgtatacttactatttttcaagtttctatttattacccgataatcccgtttattccgtttttatcaatctctttctggtaaatatttacgataaaagctttcagttatttctttaacacaaaccttgccattttttaagtgactatttatagatttgatgaaatattgcctctgaatatgcgtcaatcccctgacctgttgtgtgcttgttaaaacgctcaatacacgccatttgtatgcaatagacgcgacgttgtacatgctgcataattttcgcgctctttttaattgagaaaaagattcgacacaaaataaatgtgcactgctaatttgaagcaaaatatttaacgttgcggtaacatttacattcggaagtgtgtttcggattaaaaacgcgtcaacatcgacttacggtaatgggtttcggattacaaatttaattattcccatttgagatttcaacaaatattaaccgttgcgttatgaattcaacgataatttgtttacacactttacgagtcgaataaatgttttgacggaattatgcatgaaattcacgttgtccacgaggatcacggccggttgccatcatcagtcttctaactatcgattatcggacgaaacatttacaagtgtgcgtaattaattcaacgaaaatttgttaaagcgcattacgtgtcgaataaatgtcagaaaaacgaggtgaatcagttctataaatggacatgttgaaatatacatgtactggaattaaataaattgttatcacataattgtaaccgggagtcatttgcacaacttactcgctataattattaattgtttaccacttacaattaatttctcgtattaattatgagtcataggtaacacttgtttacagtaaaaagttgtgattatgatgcccgaaaccgtctttaatgttctgtactgtactaattaccggttttatattactcaaatggtacaacttcttgttaattaagctgcgataaactcttacttcatgcccgacgtcaatcaaaaataatggtcgatagttaaccccgccctcataagcattcgcgtaaccgattggacgatgaacttcacagtttgacgactggaaagttaccagatactaGTACATctttgtcagcatttaaatgaccgtgtaatgtggctagaataatcgatacgcgcgtcatgctattctcttatcagtggattatccattaccccatgtggtgtttatggcgattacttgtgaaagtaggtaccgagtgctcttttaaaacagggaatattgatacactgatagggaaaccttgatttttttggacaatctccactttcttttactgaagaatacactgatcggaaaatttcaagcgccccggggactccgatttcgaaattcaagcgccccggcaagggcgcttaaatggcctggggaagaccctggagGCGTTCCGAGTTTTTCCGCTGTACCAATAGCTGTGGTCAAGTGACACAATATCAATTGTCTGTGTGCTGCAGTCAATCAACTTA contains:
- the LOC127854048 gene encoding uncharacterized protein LOC127854048, with the translated sequence MSTDCIGPKTSDLPRTKQFIDHTNMKEFVASSSVQGLWECSGTLFYSVLHAPEISNEAEEDTPHGEHTINCVCPVSLPLSCPKCQTFYEAYVQLTDSSKLEKATKQQNNSTWTDSRKLRITSSRVSDLPKTNRANPDKFINNHIYSRFKGCAATRHGQRYEPVARAWYERLSGKTVSPSGIVVCEEEPYLAASPGGILEPHTIVAIKCPVRPVNDLISSGKYDVMLVDGKPVLNPKGKNGYFCQVQCAMYCTKADLCKFVVWTADKQCVIDVAYDQAYMDQVLPRIREFYFRHLLVRLADEFSSKRLKLSSEYRYVCGQKNR